Proteins co-encoded in one Perca flavescens isolate YP-PL-M2 chromosome 11, PFLA_1.0, whole genome shotgun sequence genomic window:
- the upp2 gene encoding uridine phosphorylase 2, giving the protein MEEDILYHFSLSTKTHNLPEMFGDIKFVCVGGSANRMKAFAQFMHQELELPGNPEEVRDICEGTDRYCMYKVGPVLSLSHGMGVPSISIMLHELIKLLHHAQSSDVVLIRLGTSGGVGLAPGTVVVTNKAVDYSFRPQFEQVVLGKVITRSTELDEGVANELLQCSAELQSFPTMIGNTMCTHDFYEGQGRLDGALCSFSHEEKLEYLRKAYEAGVRNIEMESTVFAAMCRVCGVKAAVVCVALLNRFDGDQITSPHDVLVEYQQRPQVLVSHFIKKRLGHIV; this is encoded by the exons ATGGAGGAGGATATTCTCTACCATTTCAGCTTGAGCACCAAGACTCACAACCTCCCAGAAATGTTTGGAGATATTAAG tttgtgtgtgttggaggcAGCGCAAATCGTATGAAGGCTTTTGCCCAGTTTATGCACCAGGAGCTGGAACTGCCTGGAAACCCAGAGGAAGTCAGAGATATCTGTGAGGGAACTGATCGCTACTGCATGTATAAAGTAGGACCTGTGCTTTCTTTAAGT CACGGCATGGGTGTCCCTTCCATTTCCATCATGCTGCATGAGCTCATCAAACTGCTGCACCACGCTCAGTCTAGTGATGTGGTCCTGATTCGCCTCGGTACATCCGGTGGAGTCG GTCTGGCTCCAGGGACGGTGGTGGTCACGAATAAAGCAGTGGACTACTCCTTCCGTCCCCAGTTTGAGCAGGTGGTTCTGGGTAAAGTCATTACCAGGAGCACTGAGCTGGATGAGGGAGTGGCCAATGAGCTTCTGCAGTGCTCTGCCGAGCTTCAAAGCTTTCCTACGATGATTGGAAACACCATGTGCACCCATGACTTCTATGAAG GTCAAGGCCGACTCGACGGCGCGCTCTGCTCCTTCTCTCATGAAGAAAAACTGGAGTATCTGAGGAAAGCTTATGAGGCCGGAGTGAGGAATATTGAAATGGAGTCCACTGTATTTGCTGCTATGTGCCGTGTCTGTGGCGTCAAAG CGGCTGTGGTCTGTGTTGCATTGCTGAACCGCTTTGACGGAGACCAGATCACCTCCCCCCACGATGTTCTGGTGGAGTACCAGCAGAGACCTCAAGTCCTGGTGTCCCACTTTATCAAGAAACGCCTGGGACATATTGTCTGA
- the LOC114564626 gene encoding uncharacterized protein C7orf57: MYSQNVSVLMSNDLPSTTSGYQGIDGQISQIPGLSPTISTLPEERARGRRAGVLESDSDYVKLAKQGGHKGLLWHEETRNSKPDEYQTPGRFCIGSGDDEKPSLINSEEKKNPGAFQQREPPFGTDNMSAWERDDSSSNAKEKNNNVHYSQTEKLQPSDQYYETSKFKRIVYDKNPAPVDMSKLLSFGYADENKPIDNTDLSN, encoded by the exons ATGTATTCACA AAATGTCTCAGTTCTCATGAGTAACGATCTTCCATCGACAACATCTG GGTACCAAGGAATAGATGGCCAGATCTCCCAGATCCCAGGACTGTCCCCGACCATCAGCACTCTTCCTGAAGAGAGGGCCCGAGGGCGGAGGGCCGGAGTCCTAGAGAGTGATTCTGACTATGTCAAGCTTGCAAAACAAGGAGGGCATAAGG GACTTTTGTGGCATGAGGAAACAAGAAATTCTAAACCTGATGAATACCAAACTCCAGGCAGGTTCTGCATTGGATCAGGAGATGACGAAAAACCAAG TCTAATTAACAGTGAAGAGAAGAAAAACCCTGGAGCTTTTCAACAGCGAGAGCCCCCCTTTGGGACGGACAATATGTCAGCCTGGGAGAGGGATGATAGCAGCAGCAATGCCAAAGAGAAG AACAACAATGTTCATTACAGCCAGACGGAGAAATTGCAGCCATCCGATCAATATTATGAGACCAGCAAATTCAAGAGGAT AGTATATGACAAGAATCCAGCCCCTGTCGACATGTCTAAGCTGTTGAGCTTTGGTTATGCAGATGAGAACAAACCAATAGACAACACTGATTTGTCAA ATTAG